Within Mucilaginibacter inviolabilis, the genomic segment CCTTACGCAAGCAGTTTGAAAATAATCCAGGTATATGGGAAAATACTAAGCTTGGCGATTTTCTTGAAGCTTTGGAAATGTATACAGAAGATGTACAGGGCTATTATAATAATGTTTATCCAGGAATTAATGCAGACATCCCTTCCTGGCGGATATTCGCAGATATATTAAAAGGTGCTTCGATGTATGAGTAAGATGAGGGTATAGACATTGTTTTCATTAACGAAATTAATATTGGCGATTAGTAAAAGTCAAACTATGGGAGTTGGTAATATTGGGTTTTTCCGGCAGAAAACTCTGGCATCGGTAGTAATATAAGGTCTTCAATAGATAAAAGCTCCCCTAAAACAATTGTTAAACAGAATTTATTCTTTATTAGTTATCTATCTATATGTGTTCTATTAAATACTTTTTAGCAGTTAATATTTTTATGCTTTCAGGGTTGACGGCAAGTGCACAACAAGTAGCATATGCCATAATGCCGGGAAAGGGGATCAGTTCCATCTCATCATTTTCGGAGGGCGTAGCAAAAGCAAAGATAGGATTAGGAAAGACCGGATTTGTAGATAATACGGGAAAGTTTGTAGTTAAAGCTATATATGAAGATGCCGGGAGTTTTCATGACGGATTGGCCTGGGTGAGTAAAACCATTGATAATAATTTGAAATATGGTTTTATCGACAAAACAGGAACCCTGCAGATCCCTTTTCTGTTTGATGAAGTAAAAGATTTTTCGTTTAACCGGGCAGCCGTAAAGAAAAGTGGCCGGTGGCAATATATTGATAAAAGAGGAAAGATGGTATTGAATAGCTCTTTCGTTCGGATCGATACCTTAATTGACAATATGTACAATGGTGCTTATAATGAAATAAAAGCAAATCCGACATCTTTTCATAGCGGATTATTATTGGTTCACCGTGGAAACAGGTATGGCTATGCTGACACCTCTGGGAAAATGATTATCCCCCCTAAATTTTATATGGCGAGAGATTTTTCAGATGGTGTTGCGCTCATTGTAACGGATACTGTTGTATCAGCACAAATGACAGGTAACGATACTTTGAACAAAATGTACAATAAACTTCCGCCTGACCCGGCAACTTTTAAATGGAGTTTAATTGACAGCACCGGAAAAGTGTTATGTACATTAGATTCTGCCAAAAGCATAAAAGAACTGGGAGAGGGGCTCACCGCATTTACAAATGGTGATGATTATTCGGCAATATGGGGTATCGTTAATAAAAATGGAAAAGTAATTTTAGCACCGCAGTTTGAAAAACAGCCCATAGGTTGTTCGGATGGTGTTGTCCTTGTTCAGGTCGATGGCCAGTCAGGTGATAACAAAGACGGATATTTATTAACCTTTGATAAAGCAGGCAACCGAATTGCTAAAATACCACTTTGTAATGCCGGCAATTGTATCAACGATTCCAATTTGAATTTCCACGAGGGATTACTGGCGGTTAAGGTAGGCCGTATGTGGGGCTATATGGATAAAAACGGCAATATGGCGATCCCCCCGCAATTCGATACCGCGTTAGATTTTCAAAATGGACTGGCAGTTATCGTGACGATGGATAGTCAGGTGGGGGCAATTAATAACCCTTTAAAAGAGAAAAGGTGATTGCCGAATGTAAATCTCAAGATTTACAGGTTTTTGCTTTTAAGCTAATTTACAACTTATCCATAAGTTACTTCGCAAGCATTCTTATTTATATATAATGACAAACTAACTACAAGTTGATCTATAACTTTGCGTCAAATACTTTAAAACATCCATATCGTTGACACAAGACTGTAACATATTTGAAATTTGGGAAGAGTACAAATCATCTCTTTATCGCTTTATCCTGAACCGGGTTCTGGAAGAGGAGGAGGCTAAAGATTTGCTGCAAGAGGTACTTTTAAAAAGTTATCAGTATTGTTCAAAGGGAAAAACCGTGTTTTATCTTAAGTCCTGGTTATATAAAATAGCAACTAATACTATTATTGACTATTATAAAAAAGCGGGCAACCGGCAGCCATTGGTGGACGATCTGATTGCTGAGGAAAATAATGGATCTGTAATAGGTGAGGCATCAGTTTACATTAAAGCGTTATTGCGTCTGTTACCTGATGAATATGCGATTCCTTTGGCTATGTATGATTTGGGTGATATCAGCCAGAAAGACATTGCCCAAAAACTAGACTTGAGTTTAACGAATACCAAATCGCGTATACAACGAGGACGAGTGAAGCTAAAAGAGCGTTTTTTAGAATGCTGTGCTGTGACCTTTGATGAGAATGGGGAAATGATCAGCTTTGATATTAAGCCTCAGTGCAAGGAGTTACAGGCAGAAAAAATGCGACTCGAAAAAATATTTTAATTTCTTCTGCATCTTTTTTCAGATAGCCAGTCATAGGAGCAAATTTTAAAGGATTCTCTTATGAACAATCAATTTCAAAACAAAACAGCCATTGTCATTGGCGGGAGTAGCGGTATTGGAAAAGCTACTGCTAAAGAATTATTGCAGCAAGGTGCCGAATGGGTAGCCATTATAGCCAATGACCAAACAAAATTAAATGAGGCCCAGAAAGAATTATCCACACTTGGATATGTCAAAACTTTTAAAGCCAACCTAACCAGCTGGACAGACGTTAATAGAGTTATCGAATATGTTAAAAGTTTGGACAAAACAGACTTACTGGTCAATGCAGCCGGGGTCTTTCACCCCAAAACATTTGTTGAGCATACCACTGCCGATTATGATAAATATCTTGATCTGAATAAGGCAACCTTCTTTATTACCCAGCAAATAGTTAAAAATATGATTAAACAAGGGTATGGCAGCATCGTTAATGTGGGTAGCATGTGGGCACATCAGGCTGTCTTGGCAACGCCTTCATCAGCCTATTCCTTAGCTAAAGCTGGCCTGCATAGCTTAACTCAGCATCTTGCAATGGAGCTGGCCGCAAACCATGTTCGTGTAAATGCAGTAGCCCCGGCAGTAGTGGTTACTCCAATTTATGGTGCTTTTATTGAAAAAGAGAAGATCGAAGAAACACTACAGGGTTTTAATTCATTTCATCCAATTGGTAGGGTAGGCAGGCCAGAGGATATCGCCAAAACTATATGTTTTTTACTATCAGACGAAAGCTCATGGGTTACAGGTGTTGTTTGGGACATTGATGGTGGAGTAATGGCTGGCCGTAATTAACTTTAAGAGAACTTCGACAAAAAACTGACCGGTTTTCAATTAATCATTTGTAAATTACCAGTCAGGGTAAAGCCTGTTGAAAAACAGGCTTTACCTCATTTTTAATAATAAAAGTATAATCGATGGATTTTTTAGCTTATCAGCAGCTCTTTCAAGACATTTTAGACGGACCTAATCCGCCAGCGCCTTACGATAGCCCGGATTATTTGAATTATACCAGACTAAACTGGTCGCGGCAGCAAAGATGGTTAAAGATTGGTGTACTGAATGAGGAATTAGTTGCTGTGATAAAAAATATAAAGAAACAGCAATTCTGGACAGTCATCACCGAGCCCTGGTGTGGCGATGCGGCTCATTCATTGCCATTTATACATCGGTTATCAGAACTGAACCCTTTAATAAAGGTAAACTATCAATTAAGAGATACCGCGCCATTTTTAATCGATCAATACCTAAGCAATGGAAAAAAAACGATTCCCAAGCTAATCATAGCCGATCAGGAAAAGCATGACCTTGCTGTTTGGGGATCACGGCCAGCAGCGTGTCAGCTATTATACAATCGGTTGCTCGAAGAACACGTAGAAATGCAGCAAAAAAAGATTGAGTTACAGAAATGGTATAATGAAGACAAGGGCGTGAGCTTGCAAAATGAGCTTCTTGCAATTTTGCTGACTATATAATTAGTAATTAAATATAGCAGGTTCAGACTTATTATTCTGGCATTTGATTGATTAGGATATCTGAGTAAAAGGTTTGTGCCAACTCTTAAAGTTAGGCTGTATTGTATTATGTAACCAGATATAGAAAATATTTTACTAAGTGATAATACTTTATGATTAAGATTAATCAAAGGGTAATGCTATATTATTCTTATGTATTTTTCTTTTGATATTTAGTATTTTTTATACATTTGAGCATTATAGTTTTTTATTGCTGTCCGCAATGTATATAAAGCTTAATGTTTTGTATGCATTGTACGAGTCATCCCTAGGCTCGTTTGAGAAAAACATCTATACCAATTTTATTTATTAATCTTTTAACTACAAAACATCTATGAAAAATTTTAGGGAAGTAAGCATGCTGCTTATGAAATTCGCTATGCTTACAATTATTTTACCTGTTGCATCTTGCAATAAAAATCAACTTATTGATAATAAATCGTCTGCCGGTATCCACCGTTCCGACAATAGTCTCGGTAAAGCGGATAGCACACTTACGATGTATTATGTAGATGGCAAAAATGGAAGTGATGCCAATGACGGTAAATCATTGCAAAAGGCCTGGAAAACAATCCAAAAGTCCTGTAATAGTGCAACACCCGGTAGTACAGTTGCTATTCTTGGGGGTGTTTATAATGAGCATGTTGTAGTTAATGTTTCGGGCTTAAGCGGCAAACCTATAAATTTTATTAACTACGCTAACGGA encodes:
- a CDS encoding WG repeat-containing protein yields the protein MCSIKYFLAVNIFMLSGLTASAQQVAYAIMPGKGISSISSFSEGVAKAKIGLGKTGFVDNTGKFVVKAIYEDAGSFHDGLAWVSKTIDNNLKYGFIDKTGTLQIPFLFDEVKDFSFNRAAVKKSGRWQYIDKRGKMVLNSSFVRIDTLIDNMYNGAYNEIKANPTSFHSGLLLVHRGNRYGYADTSGKMIIPPKFYMARDFSDGVALIVTDTVVSAQMTGNDTLNKMYNKLPPDPATFKWSLIDSTGKVLCTLDSAKSIKELGEGLTAFTNGDDYSAIWGIVNKNGKVILAPQFEKQPIGCSDGVVLVQVDGQSGDNKDGYLLTFDKAGNRIAKIPLCNAGNCINDSNLNFHEGLLAVKVGRMWGYMDKNGNMAIPPQFDTALDFQNGLAVIVTMDSQVGAINNPLKEKR
- a CDS encoding SDR family NAD(P)-dependent oxidoreductase; this translates as MNNQFQNKTAIVIGGSSGIGKATAKELLQQGAEWVAIIANDQTKLNEAQKELSTLGYVKTFKANLTSWTDVNRVIEYVKSLDKTDLLVNAAGVFHPKTFVEHTTADYDKYLDLNKATFFITQQIVKNMIKQGYGSIVNVGSMWAHQAVLATPSSAYSLAKAGLHSLTQHLAMELAANHVRVNAVAPAVVVTPIYGAFIEKEKIEETLQGFNSFHPIGRVGRPEDIAKTICFLLSDESSWVTGVVWDIDGGVMAGRN
- a CDS encoding sigma-70 family RNA polymerase sigma factor, whose amino-acid sequence is MTQDCNIFEIWEEYKSSLYRFILNRVLEEEEAKDLLQEVLLKSYQYCSKGKTVFYLKSWLYKIATNTIIDYYKKAGNRQPLVDDLIAEENNGSVIGEASVYIKALLRLLPDEYAIPLAMYDLGDISQKDIAQKLDLSLTNTKSRIQRGRVKLKERFLECCAVTFDENGEMISFDIKPQCKELQAEKMRLEKIF
- a CDS encoding thioredoxin family protein, giving the protein MDFLAYQQLFQDILDGPNPPAPYDSPDYLNYTRLNWSRQQRWLKIGVLNEELVAVIKNIKKQQFWTVITEPWCGDAAHSLPFIHRLSELNPLIKVNYQLRDTAPFLIDQYLSNGKKTIPKLIIADQEKHDLAVWGSRPAACQLLYNRLLEEHVEMQQKKIELQKWYNEDKGVSLQNELLAILLTI
- a CDS encoding DUF7660 family protein produces the protein MSNEISATEVVDRESFIRFLGSLRKQFENNPGIWENTKLGDFLEALEMYTEDVQGYYNNVYPGINADIPSWRIFADILKGASMYE